The Geotrypetes seraphini chromosome 6, aGeoSer1.1, whole genome shotgun sequence genome includes a window with the following:
- the LOC117362218 gene encoding transcription factor 15-like, with translation MKATDCCGARALTSGGGGSSSSSSSYASDAEEPPESGSESSEKAGSPACKRPARSRRPPGISKQRQAANARERDRTHSVNTAFTALRTLIPTEPADRKLSKIETLRLASSYIAHLANILLLGEECGEEQPCLQYHSGGAAPRPICTFCLSNQRKLHREGEKHLAI, from the exons ATGAAGGCGACGGACTGCTGCGGCGCACGCGCGCTGacaagcggcggcggcggcagcagcagcagcagcagcagctacgCCTCAGACGCCGAGGAGCCGCCGGAGAGCGGCAGCGAGAGCTCCGAGAAAGCGGGCAGCCCGGCTTGCAAGCGCCCGGCCAGGAGCCGGCGCCCGCCCGGCATCAGCAAGCAGCGGCAGGCGGCCAACGCCAGGGAGAGGGACCGGACCCACAGCGTGAACACCGCCTTCACGGCGCTGCGCACGCTGATCCCCACCGAGCCCGCCGATCGCAAGCTCTCCAAGATCGAGACCCTCCGGCTGGCGTCCAGCTACATCGCTCATCTGGCCAACATCCTCCTGCTGGGCGAGGAGTGCGGCGAGGAGCAGCCCTGCCTGCAGTACCACTCGGGCGGCGCAGCTCCCCGGCCCATCTGCACCTTCTGCCTCAGCAACCAAAGGAAGCTG cacagagaaggagagaagcaTTTGGCTATTTAA